AATTTCTTCATAAATTAATAAAATATAAATTAAAAACGTAGGCCACAAGAGGATAAAAATCCTTTTGTGGGTTTTTTTTACATTGGTGCTTTTATTTTTTATAAGATCAATAACAAGGTTTATATTTTTCTTGATACCCCGATCATGAAGTATGGCTACTGTATCATGTCGCACACATATTTCGTAGGCACTATCTTCTTCTATACACGCTCCATACATATTCTTTAATTTCGTATAATGTTGTTCTAAAGTACTGTTTTTTACTAATCCGTGAGTAGAAACTATATAGGTTGTCAGCAATAAGATACTGGCTAAGATCACTAGCTGTAATACGTTTTCTTTACTACTATCCAAATAAAAACTAAAAGCAAGCACCAGCGGCACATACATAAATAAGGTAGCTTCGTGGATTAGAATAACAATTATCATTAACAAACAAATTGGAATATTAATATATGGTTTTCTAATTTTAGAAACTAAAAACAGGCATAACAGGGTTAAAATTAAATTAATACCATCAGTGCGACCAAAGTCAGAATGAAAATGTTGAATAGTACCTGGATGAAAGAATACAAAGAGAAAAAATAATAAACAACCAGTAGAGCGCCAATATCCTCTAAAGGGATAAGTAATAGCTATAATTAATGAAATACAAACCAAGAAAAAAATAGAATAAGCTAAAATGTAAAATACATCATGGCTCATTTGGAATCCTAATTGTCTCAGAATTTCCCCAACTAAGCCTCGTTTAACAAATTCATCTTGATAGTTAAATAAGTAATGGGTATATACTGCAGGAGTTGCTACTTCCTTTCTAAAGTAGAGGTAAGTGTAATATTGACAAGTTAAAAGTGCGAAAAACCCTAGTAGCCCTATTTTTATAAGATCGTTTTTTTCTTTTAAGAACCTCATTAGGCTTTTCCTAATTATACTTATATATATAAAATCCAAATAAATGCACCTATCCAACCCATTAGGGTAAATTGGATAAATAAATCTCTAAGTAATATTTTTGAAGGATTACCGCTTCTTTCCTCTACAAAGGTAATTTGCATATAGCGAAGCACACCAAGCAGCACAAAAACAGAGGTTAAATATAAATTATCTGTATGTAATCGATAGGCAACTTCAGCAGAAATAGACCATAGGATATAGGCTAAAATTACAATTGAGGCACACATGATCATGGATAAATCAAGAAATTGTAAATTGTACCCATCAATTACTTTACGGAGTTTTTGGTCTGTATTTAGGTAAATGAGGACATCATCTCGTCGCTTTGCTAGCGACAAAAAAAGAGCTAATAAAAAAGTCATCACAATGATCCAATGGGATAATACGACTTGAGTAGCCTCTGCACCTACAAAAAGGCGAATCACAAAGCCTGAAGCGATAATGACTATATCGATAATAGCAATATGTTTTAGCTTAAGACTATAAGCAAAGTTTAAAATTAAGTAAATAATTGTAATCAACAAAGTTTTTAAAGATACATACCATAAAATATATCCACCACTTAATAAAAATAAGATCAAAAAACCAAAGGCAGTAGATGTTGTGATTTGTCCTGAAGCAAGGGGGCGAGTGTATTTTTGTGGGTGACGAGCATCTTCTTGCCTATCTATCCAATCGTTAAATATATATATTGCACTGGCTATAAAGGAGAAGCCAATAAAAGCAATAGTTGCTTTTATAACAGTTTCTGTGTTAGTAATTTGGAATCCAAAAAAAGCAGGTAGAAAAATAAATAGATTTTTCGTGTATTGGTAAGGTCTGGCAAGTTTTATAAGATGGTGAATCATATTTCTATGCTGTATTTTTATACATCAATTAGGAAGGTAAAAAAATAGTGCTTTACTTTTGGGAAGAGTATAAATAGTTTATTCGCTTTTTCGAATAAAGCGAATAATTTGCCGCCGATCTTTTTTAGAAGGTCGGGTAGGAATTCCCAAATGGGATCGTTCCTCCTTAAGCTGAGCTGCAAGTGCTTGTCTTTTCGCTTGACTTTGTTCCGTCTCTTGATATAAAGAAGCAGCTTCAGGTGCAGATCGTCGCTGTTTAGAAAGACTTAGGATTTCAATTTCATATTCAAACCGCTCACGGCGAATTAAGAGATGATCCCCAATGTTTACTCTATGACTAGATTTAGCTCGCTGATGATTAAGATGTACTTTACCACCACTGACTGCTTCTGAAGCAAGGCTACGAGTTTTAAAAAATCTTGCTGCCCAAAGCCATTTATCAATACGGATTTTTTCATCTTCAGCCATACATTGAAAGTTATCTTAAACAAGTTTGTAAAAAACGGATAATTCTCTGATCTAACCAATATTCCATATTCCATAGCCTACGACTACTTACAAACCCTACATGTCCCCCTTGTTGGCTTAACTCTAATTGTACTGAATCGGAAAGATCTGTCTCGGAAGGAATAGCTGTTTGAGGCAAAAAGGGATCGTCTTTACTATGAAGGATAAGTGTAGGTGTTTTTATTCCAGCTAAAAATTGTTTGCAGCTAGATTGTTGCCAATAATCATAAGCATCTTTAAATCCGTGAAGCGGAGCTGTCACTAAGTTATCAAACTCTTCAAATGTCTGTACTTTTCTTAAAGCCTTTAGGTTAAAGGGGCAATTTTTATTAGAAAATTTACGACGCATAGAGCGTTTAAGAGTTCTAATCAAAGCGATCTGATAAATTCTTGAAGATCTTTGAGAAAGTTGCTGTGCTGCCTGTTGAAGATCAAAAGGAATTGAAACTCCAACTGCACTTTTTAAAGAATTTTGTTTTATTTGAGTACCCAACCACTTAAGGAGTACATTTCCACCTAAGGAGTAACCAATAGCAGCAAGTGGTGTATTAGGCTCTCTTTCTTGTAGCATATTTAATACGGTTTGAAAATCTACTGTGTCTCCTGAATGATAGCCACGATTTAGGCGATTAGGCTCTCCACTGCACCCTCGAAAGTGCATTAATACGCCGCGCCATCCTTGATAAGCAATGGCTGTTAACATCCCAGAGGCATATCGGGAGCGATAGGATCCCTCTAGTCCATGAAGAATAATAACAATAGGACCTTTCCCTTGTCCACTCCAAGTGAGATCTAAAAAATCCCCATCAGGGAGCTCTAAACGCTCCCATAAAAGTAAGGTTTTTGGACGAGTACGAAACCGAGCGCCCCAAATAGTTTGTAAGTGTGGATTTGAAAGCCACCAAGGAGCTTGAAAATCACTTGAAATAATCATGCACTAAGACTTAGATTGAGGGGTTTGAGCAAGCGTACTCTCGCTCTCTAAAGTAGAGATATCTTGGGTAATTATTTCACCTCGGCTGATAGAGCGTAACAAGCGGCGCATAATTTTCCCTGATCGGGTTTTAGGGAGATTATCTACAAATTTAATTTCATCCGGTCGAGCGATGGGACCTATTTGATGAGAAACCCAAATTCTTAACTCTTGTATTAAAAGGTTTTGCTTTTCTTCATCCAAAGGTTCAATATCTTTTAAGGTAATATAAGCAAGAATAGCTTCACCTTTAATGCCATCAGGGCGACCAATAATCGCCGCTTCTGCCACTTGGGGGTGAGCGACTAGGGCAGATTCAATTTCCATAGTACCCAAACGATGACCTGCCACATTTAAAATGTCATCATCTCTGCCTAGAATCCAAAAATACCCATCTTCATCTAAATGAGCACTATCCCCAGCTAGATAGTATTTACCTTCAAATTTACGCCAGTAAATATCGTAGTAGCTTTGTTTGTCTCCCCAAATAGTACGCACCATGGAAGGCCAAGGCTGAGTAATAACTAAATGCCCCCCTTCATGGGGAGAAGTCACGGGATTTCCTTCTTCATCCACAATAGCAACACAAATGCCTGGTAAGGGTAAGGTGCAAGAACCTGGTTTTGTAGGTATAGCCCCTGGCACAGGTGCAATCATATGAACCCCTGTTTCTGTTTGCCACCAAGTATCTACAATGGGGCAGCGTTCTCGACCAATCACTTGGTGATACCATATCCAAGCTTCTGGATTAATGGGCTCTCCTACCGATCCGAGTAATCTCAATCGTGAAAGATCATAGGATTCGGGTATTTCCTTACCCATCTTCATAAAGAGTCGAATTGCGGTAGGGGCAGTATAGAAAATACTTACTTTATGATCTTGGCAAATCTTCCAGAATCTTCCTCCGTCTGGAAAAGAAGGAGCTCCCTCATAAATGACTATCGTTGCACCTGCAGCAAGGGGACCATAGGCAACATAGCTATGACCTGTAATCCAACCTACATCAGCAGTACACCAAAAAATATCTTCCTGGCGAATATCAAATACCCACTTCATGGTGGTAATCGTGCCTAATAAATAACCTGCACTGCTATGCTGAATCCCTTTAGGTTTACCCGTAGATCCAGAGGTATATAGAATAAAAAGAGGATGCTCTGCATTAACCCAAGTAGGTGTACATTTATCATGAGCATTTGCTTCAGCCTCATGCCACCAAATATCTCGCCCCTGTTCTATAGTAATACTTTGGTTTGTACACTTAAGTACAATCACCTGTTCAATAGTAGGGCACCCCTTTGCTAAGGCTATATCAGCAGTTGCTTTTAAAGGAACAATTTTGCCACCTCGATAGCCACCATCGGCAGTAATGAGTAGCTTAGCCCTAGTATTTTCAATTCTATCTTTTAAAGATTGAGCAGAAAATCCTCCGAACACTACAGAATGAATAGCACCAATTCGAGCACAAGCCTGCATAGCGATAATAGCTTCAGATATCATGGGTAGGTAAATAATTACCCGATCCCCTATACTTACTCCTTGACTTTTAAGCACATTAGCAAAGCGACAAACCCGTTGGTATAATTGACGGTAGGTTAGAGTAGTGATTTCGCCAGATTCTCTTTCAGAGATGATAGCAATCTTCTCTCCATGTGCTTCAAGATGCCGATCTATGCAGTTAAAAGAAACATTTAAAGTACC
This genomic window from Candidatus Nitrosacidococcus tergens contains:
- a CDS encoding UbiA prenyltransferase family protein, whose amino-acid sequence is MIHHLIKLARPYQYTKNLFIFLPAFFGFQITNTETVIKATIAFIGFSFIASAIYIFNDWIDRQEDARHPQKYTRPLASGQITTSTAFGFLILFLLSGGYILWYVSLKTLLITIIYLILNFAYSLKLKHIAIIDIVIIASGFVIRLFVGAEATQVVLSHWIIVMTFLLALFLSLAKRRDDVLIYLNTDQKLRKVIDGYNLQFLDLSMIMCASIVILAYILWSISAEVAYRLHTDNLYLTSVFVLLGVLRYMQITFVEERSGNPSKILLRDLFIQFTLMGWIGAFIWILYI
- a CDS encoding RNA-binding S4 domain-containing protein; its protein translation is MAEDEKIRIDKWLWAARFFKTRSLASEAVSGGKVHLNHQRAKSSHRVNIGDHLLIRRERFEYEIEILSLSKQRRSAPEAASLYQETEQSQAKRQALAAQLKEERSHLGIPTRPSKKDRRQIIRFIRKSE
- a CDS encoding hydrolase, encoding MIISSDFQAPWWLSNPHLQTIWGARFRTRPKTLLLWERLELPDGDFLDLTWSGQGKGPIVIILHGLEGSYRSRYASGMLTAIAYQGWRGVLMHFRGCSGEPNRLNRGYHSGDTVDFQTVLNMLQEREPNTPLAAIGYSLGGNVLLKWLGTQIKQNSLKSAVGVSIPFDLQQAAQQLSQRSSRIYQIALIRTLKRSMRRKFSNKNCPFNLKALRKVQTFEEFDNLVTAPLHGFKDAYDYWQQSSCKQFLAGIKTPTLILHSKDDPFLPQTAIPSETDLSDSVQLELSQQGGHVGFVSSRRLWNMEYWLDQRIIRFLQTCLR
- the acs gene encoding acetate--CoA ligase; this encodes MNKENIESILHEKRIFFPSSEFSAAAHIPSKDNLHKIHSIANRDFEGFWATQAKTELTWHQDFTTVLDRSNPPFYGWFIDGTLNVSFNCIDRHLEAHGEKIAIISERESGEITTLTYRQLYQRVCRFANVLKSQGVSIGDRVIIYLPMISEAIIAMQACARIGAIHSVVFGGFSAQSLKDRIENTRAKLLITADGGYRGGKIVPLKATADIALAKGCPTIEQVIVLKCTNQSITIEQGRDIWWHEAEANAHDKCTPTWVNAEHPLFILYTSGSTGKPKGIQHSSAGYLLGTITTMKWVFDIRQEDIFWCTADVGWITGHSYVAYGPLAAGATIVIYEGAPSFPDGGRFWKICQDHKVSIFYTAPTAIRLFMKMGKEIPESYDLSRLRLLGSVGEPINPEAWIWYHQVIGRERCPIVDTWWQTETGVHMIAPVPGAIPTKPGSCTLPLPGICVAIVDEEGNPVTSPHEGGHLVITQPWPSMVRTIWGDKQSYYDIYWRKFEGKYYLAGDSAHLDEDGYFWILGRDDDILNVAGHRLGTMEIESALVAHPQVAEAAIIGRPDGIKGEAILAYITLKDIEPLDEEKQNLLIQELRIWVSHQIGPIARPDEIKFVDNLPKTRSGKIMRRLLRSISRGEIITQDISTLESESTLAQTPQSKS